The following are encoded in a window of Caloenas nicobarica isolate bCalNic1 chromosome 32, bCalNic1.hap1, whole genome shotgun sequence genomic DNA:
- the LOC136000324 gene encoding olfactory receptor 14A16-like: MSNSSSITQFLLLAFTDTRELQLLHFWLFLGIYLAALLGNGLIITTIACDQHLHTPMYFFLLNLSLLDLGSISTTVPKSMASSLWDTKNISYRGCAAQLFFFFSCATAEYSLLTVMSYDRYVAICKPLHYGTLLGSRACVHMAAAAWATGFLNALLHTANTFSLPLCKGNVLDQFFCEIPQILKLSCSNSYSREAGLILVSVCLGFGCFVFIVVSYVQIFRAVLRIPSEQGQHKAFATCLPHLAVVSLFLSTVMFAYLKPPSISSPSLDLVVSVLYSVVPPAVNPLIYSMRNQELKDALWKLIS, from the coding sequence atgtccaacagcagctccatcacccagttcctcctcctggcgttcacagacacacgggagctgcagctcttgcacttctggctcttcctgggcatctacctggctgccctcctgggcaacggcctcatcatcaccaccatagcctgtgaccagcacctccacacccccatgtacttcttcctcctcaacctctccctcctcgacctgggctccatctccaccactgtccccaaatccatggccagtTCCCTCTGGGACACGAAGAATATCTCCTACAGAGGATGTGCCgcccaactcttttttttcttttcctgtgctacagcagaatattcacttctcactgtcatgtcctacgaccgctatgttgccatctgcaaacccctgcactacgggaccctcctgggcagcagagcttgtgtccacatggcagcagctgcctgggccactgggtttctcaatgctctgctgcacacggccaatacattttcactgccactgtgcaagggcaatgtcctggaccagttcttctgtgaaatcccccagatcctcaagctctcctgctcaaactcctactccagggaagctgggcttattttggttagtgtctgtttaggatttgggtgttttgtgttcattgtggtgtcctatgtgcagatcttcagggccgtgctgaggatcccctctgagcagggacagcacaaagcctttgccacgtgcctccctcacctggccgtggtctctctgttcctcagcactgtcatgtttgcctacctgaagcccccctccatctcctctccatccctggacctggtggtgtctgttctgtactcggtggtgcctccagcagtgaaccccctcatctacagcatgaggaaccaggagctcaaggatgccctgtggaaactcatatcttag